One window of Desulfobacca acetoxidans DSM 11109 genomic DNA carries:
- a CDS encoding nucleotidyltransferase family protein, translating to MRPSVVLDMKRSAVREAVSRFRTANPRVFSSVLHGTDRDGSDLDLLVDALPGATWLNLGDLEEELKLLLGVDVDLLTSSDLPPKFRAKVLAEAQPV from the coding sequence ATGCGACCGTCCGTTGTGCTCGACATGAAGCGAAGCGCGGTGCGCGAAGCGGTAAGCCGCTTCCGCACGGCGAACCCGCGCGTCTTCAGTTCGGTGCTGCATGGCACCGACCGGGACGGCAGCGACCTCGACCTGTTGGTTGACGCGCTGCCTGGTGCCACGTGGTTGAACTTGGGCGATTTGGAAGAAGAACTGAAATTGCTGCTCGGCGTTGACGTTGATTTGCTGACGTCTAGCGACCTGCCGCCGAAGTTCCGGGCCAAGGTGCTCGCGGAGGCGCAGCCGGTATGA
- a CDS encoding SAM-dependent methyltransferase, translated as MDIPRIFNITESAHRIHNPITPEKLATLGAALRLESGTRVLDLGSGSGEMLCTWARDHGVIGTGIDMSQLFTEQAKLRAEELGVADRVEFIHGDAVGYVADEKVGVAACLGATWIGGGVVGTIELLAQSLRTGGIILIGEPYWRQLPPTEDVAKGCLANSISDFLMLPELLASFGHLGYDVVEMVLADQDGWDRYEAAKWLTMRRWLEANPDDEFAKDVRTKLTSEPERYAAYTREYLGWGVFALMPR; from the coding sequence GTGGACATTCCACGAATATTCAACATCACTGAAAGTGCTCACCGCATCCACAACCCGATCACACCCGAAAAGCTCGCCACTCTCGGCGCGGCGCTGCGCCTGGAATCGGGGACTCGTGTGCTCGACCTCGGCAGCGGTTCGGGGGAGATGCTATGCACCTGGGCACGCGATCACGGCGTCATCGGCACCGGCATCGACATGAGCCAGTTGTTCACCGAGCAAGCGAAACTCCGCGCTGAAGAACTCGGGGTCGCCGATCGAGTCGAGTTCATCCACGGCGACGCTGTCGGCTACGTCGCCGACGAAAAGGTCGGAGTGGCAGCCTGTCTCGGTGCCACGTGGATCGGTGGGGGAGTCGTCGGCACTATCGAGCTTCTGGCGCAGAGCTTGCGCACCGGAGGGATCATCCTCATCGGCGAGCCCTACTGGCGGCAGTTACCGCCGACGGAAGATGTTGCCAAGGGGTGTCTTGCCAACTCAATCTCCGACTTTCTCATGCTTCCGGAACTTCTTGCGTCTTTCGGCCACCTTGGCTACGACGTCGTTGAAATGGTTCTGGCTGACCAAGACGGCTGGGATAGATACGAGGCGGCCAAATGGCTCACCATGCGCCGATGGCTTGAAGCCAATCCCGACGACGAGTTCGCCAAAGATGTTCGAACCAAACTGACCTCGGAACCCGAGCGCTACGCCGCTTATACGCGTGAATACCTGGGTTGGGGTGTGTTCGCGCTGATGCCGCGGTGA
- a CDS encoding topoisomerase DNA-binding C4 zinc finger domain-containing protein yields MVEPKCPKCNSPMVLRTARRGIHAGNKFYGCSRYPSCKGTMPFEHDGSDSVTETAKPIHSRQLDLPRTLIARSKFKGYQVRFLESVAVPSLVLEKMIDDSIGKEFKLGFSQLRIDYPSQIDQGIFLTERERQLLSVTEKILTRGRVTLCSPF; encoded by the coding sequence ATGGTTGAACCCAAGTGCCCAAAGTGCAACTCCCCGATGGTATTAAGAACTGCCAGGAGAGGAATTCATGCGGGGAATAAATTTTATGGTTGCTCAAGATACCCAAGCTGTAAAGGAACCATGCCGTTTGAGCATGATGGTTCTGATTCCGTAACCGAGACAGCAAAGCCAATTCATTCCCGCCAACTGGATTTACCCCGAACACTAATTGCACGCAGTAAATTTAAGGGTTATCAGGTTCGTTTCCTTGAATCCGTAGCGGTCCCATCACTAGTTTTAGAAAAAATGATTGATGACTCAATCGGAAAAGAATTTAAGTTAGGATTCTCCCAATTGCGAATTGATTATCCATCTCAGATCGATCAAGGGATATTTTTAACGGAACGAGAACGACAATTACTCTCTGTGACCGAAAAAATATTAACAAGGGGGAGAGTAACTCTTTGTTCGCCTTTTTAG
- a CDS encoding IS4 family transposase: MLQLVPRHVFDHIVDTHSWAGPKPRTFSYWSQFGAMLYAQFSSRKSLRDLVFSLDQHVKKLYHLGQSEVKRSTLAEANEQCPAIIFEEVYHKLLHRFYSEMTRNNKRQSKIKILDSTTIDLCASVFPWTYFRARKAGIKLHTVITDMLPKCVILTEAKIHDMQIAKTLQFDPGDLLIFDRGYIDYAWLHRLHQKGVWFVTRLKSNACFEVIETLKNPAPDRVLTDEIIRLNSEHGLHSYQGTLRRVHYRDPETGKEYVFLTNRFDLSALAIADLYRQRWQIELFFKWVKQNLKIKTFYGTSRNAVLIQIWTALIAYLLLIWLKIKTTINIGILESSRLIQATLMERRSLWETICPKKRPPTSINNQMDLLNYCAGH; the protein is encoded by the coding sequence ATGCTACAACTAGTACCGAGACATGTTTTCGACCATATCGTTGATACCCATTCCTGGGCAGGCCCGAAGCCCAGAACATTTTCATATTGGTCACAGTTTGGCGCCATGCTATACGCCCAATTCAGTAGTCGCAAGAGTCTCCGGGATTTGGTGTTTAGTCTCGATCAACACGTCAAGAAACTTTATCACTTGGGCCAGTCCGAGGTGAAACGCTCTACCCTGGCAGAGGCTAATGAACAATGTCCGGCCATTATTTTTGAAGAGGTTTATCACAAATTATTGCACCGCTTCTATAGCGAGATGACCCGTAACAATAAACGGCAGTCCAAGATAAAAATCCTTGATTCGACCACCATTGATCTCTGTGCCAGCGTTTTCCCCTGGACTTACTTTCGAGCCCGCAAGGCTGGCATTAAGTTGCATACGGTGATAACGGATATGCTGCCGAAATGCGTCATCCTGACCGAAGCCAAGATTCACGACATGCAAATTGCCAAAACGCTGCAATTCGATCCAGGTGATTTATTAATTTTTGACCGTGGTTACATCGATTATGCCTGGCTGCATCGCCTCCACCAGAAAGGCGTCTGGTTTGTGACCCGACTGAAATCCAATGCCTGCTTCGAGGTCATCGAAACGTTGAAAAATCCCGCTCCTGACAGGGTTCTAACTGACGAGATCATCCGTTTGAACTCCGAGCATGGTCTTCATAGCTATCAAGGCACCCTGCGCCGGGTGCACTACCGAGACCCTGAAACTGGCAAAGAATATGTCTTTTTAACCAATCGCTTTGACCTGTCTGCCCTCGCCATCGCAGATCTTTACCGACAACGTTGGCAGATAGAGCTTTTTTTCAAGTGGGTCAAACAGAATCTGAAAATCAAAACCTTTTATGGCACTTCCCGAAATGCCGTCTTAATCCAAATCTGGACTGCTTTAATAGCCTATTTGCTGCTCATCTGGTTAAAAATAAAAACCACCATAAATATCGGCATCTTAGAATCGTCTCGACTCATTCAAGCCACATTGATGGAACGACGTTCACTTTGGGAAACCATTTGTCCAAAAAAACGTCCGCCTACCTCCATAAATAACCAGATGGACTTACTCAATTATTGTGCCGGACACTAA
- a CDS encoding Swt1 family HEPN domain-containing protein — MSSYFENPFSDYGGIVSGNRFIGRRESLEAIENRVIRPFESGNLAIIGDYRIGKSSLVYKATMERRIDLQAKNMLPIWINLATYDRAAIFFRSLVTSCYDEMDDLGLVTDTIKVAANRALEDELSWGEGYRRIQRYFEKVRQYGYRIIFILDEFDHARLLFKGDISGFQGLRELSYRPEWRVTFITTSRRSLREIELQTKAISTLDGIFHKHYLGMFNQEDLQQYFKCFSNVGINMTTDQQEDLNIICGGHPYLLEMIGYELVEALRENQGIDIDKAALRVRGSFLDHYDHMINILKEDGTLDKMLQILFGPVFDVKQTDAEELLRYSLILVSDQGEYVAFSKHFQDYLKMIERQSDLWSLWRETEITLRNFITNTMIKKYGDNWVEKLLKARPHLKNIFEQCQVAQKKEEKTFGSRASNSLLDFSYPKDLFAIIFAEWDVFKSIMGKDTKYWNPHSNLLAKIRTPLAHNRDAALYEHERDLAGGYCKELLKKITAVR, encoded by the coding sequence ATGTCATCTTATTTTGAAAATCCTTTTTCTGATTACGGTGGAATAGTTAGCGGTAATCGATTTATCGGACGTCGAGAAAGCTTGGAAGCCATAGAAAATAGAGTTATTCGTCCCTTTGAATCTGGTAATCTTGCAATAATAGGAGATTATCGCATAGGGAAGAGTAGTCTGGTTTATAAAGCGACTATGGAACGTCGAATTGATCTCCAGGCTAAAAACATGCTTCCAATTTGGATCAATTTAGCAACTTATGATAGAGCTGCAATATTTTTTCGTTCCCTCGTTACTAGTTGCTATGATGAAATGGATGACTTGGGATTGGTCACTGATACAATCAAAGTTGCTGCTAACCGTGCTTTAGAGGATGAATTATCCTGGGGTGAAGGCTATAGAAGAATTCAAAGATATTTTGAAAAGGTTCGTCAATATGGTTATCGCATTATATTTATATTAGACGAATTTGACCATGCCAGGCTCTTATTTAAAGGAGATATTTCCGGTTTTCAGGGATTACGGGAACTTTCTTATCGACCAGAATGGCGTGTAACCTTTATTACTACCTCAAGACGCTCACTTCGGGAAATTGAATTACAAACTAAGGCTATTTCAACTCTTGATGGGATTTTTCATAAACATTATTTGGGCATGTTTAATCAAGAAGATTTGCAACAGTATTTTAAGTGTTTTTCAAATGTCGGAATAAATATGACAACCGATCAGCAAGAGGATCTGAATATCATATGCGGTGGACATCCTTATCTGTTAGAAATGATAGGGTATGAACTTGTCGAAGCACTTAGAGAAAATCAAGGAATAGATATAGATAAAGCTGCTCTTCGCGTTAGAGGATCTTTCCTCGATCACTATGATCATATGATCAATATCTTAAAAGAAGATGGTACCCTTGATAAAATGCTTCAAATTCTCTTTGGGCCTGTTTTTGATGTCAAGCAAACTGATGCGGAGGAATTACTTCGTTATTCTTTAATATTAGTCTCTGACCAAGGAGAATATGTCGCATTTTCAAAACACTTTCAAGACTATTTAAAGATGATAGAACGTCAGAGCGATCTTTGGTCATTATGGAGGGAAACAGAAATTACTCTCCGAAATTTTATTACCAATACCATGATTAAAAAATATGGAGATAACTGGGTTGAAAAATTATTAAAGGCACGGCCACATCTGAAAAACATATTCGAACAATGCCAGGTAGCCCAAAAAAAAGAAGAAAAAACTTTTGGTAGCAGGGCATCAAATTCTTTGCTAGATTTTTCTTATCCAAAAGATTTATTTGCCATTATTTTTGCTGAATGGGATGTCTTTAAATCGATAATGGGAAAGGATACAAAGTATTGGAATCCTCACAGCAACTTGCTGGCAAAGATCAGGACACCATTAGCTCACAATAGAGATGCAGCACTGTATGAACATGAACGCGATCTTGCTGGAGGATATTGCAAAGAATTATTAAAAAAAATCACTGCTGTCCGGTAG
- a CDS encoding tetratricopeptide repeat protein produces the protein MEEIIRLIQKQIPLGTNITLHLKTGKEVSGILTEISLNHVTLKSEGQIKTIIAEMIGMWEELTDSSDQIESFAYDKTNKLKDVPQSQDITNQELDKQLIEIKARFNAELQVANINELKNPDFILPDDEIIGKQAHDAKNIWNKLREKYNYAVKVNELSEKFGRIQPILHEMIALSGRFPNSPSIKRQLAYILWLCKDYKKALDLYKETAAKSKELIDWYNLAVLGIINGNEELACYGLENYFYNVKFFQEMKAWYVLVKLINEHSNYGILNNILINKGTNISDEEINIMIETGIYLLLCINNNDSAINILRDRSENKEAITIIKNMLNFLGEQLGEGYQIIKSELTELEEDNHLEKEDNHQPQGYIYNFKRDRNYGFLEGIDGDDYFFHRSAILDNELLDKVLYLNPGERIPVIFDVAQGIKGPVAIRILMFRTMDEMLSRASEYANEGDYPQAIAQINKLIEIDPEYPSAKELQNKWREYTRVTGVPKGSTPYARAKRAQLIEKDLDKAVQLLREAIKRGDNTESAVKDLASVLVQQGKPEEAIKTLESHKQVSSDPKSIDNLLITSYQNAGQYDHAITLLQKKLKQADNEIKRAPYLFQIALMNLKKGDYGQSEQFFRKILTKQPDNVTVQRNIAICLSKQGHYDEAKKLLQKILNISTDVKSAEILEAINQAIAGQPVKIDEIVIETTLTAFSGDISRFTRFFLDRCKYEGVQADRVQKQTFSPHDIKKLEELATKLGTSRPSDRAAYYLSAAKIASLLEEGDPNYFSRYLGRCFASKGDAIVIEGRPLAAARAYYAEALSAYDGDRKSKDEQDAVNALVRFLYSTLGQTNIPMKPNIPSIDETLDFVLTNHPEGVKVFNSIAYLVFRSRYAANRILNRLYDKASHQAMALEFLKSAEISAGKSSMKLNDFVTLWNMLQKKSAEAARNVSNEVRLLSNMEFTTASLENILQVIKKLSERPSIDLDQERMLQLRNIFETSLELCNQTTFEEKERLSLQIGNRCQDLLMEIENSPTKFSVEDLFPVIWEIKNKAASYLEELYKSSMPQLTLRLPVESYFPDNNQDIEVQIAVNNRIGCSPAEALELIIQQQEHEAAFDLKVPDIKLDRSLRGAEQFILRVPLHLSKETINSQTFSLPVYTQYRTRSGEVISTSIKNFSIRLYSETEFEKIDNPYAAYAEGGIVGDPRMFYGREELIINVAKTIMESRLQSKCVVIFGQARAGKSSILHHLKTKLTSNKELLIIDIGNIGKILDDHSKIPLLYQILFEILRKLEYALEDKVSNGFASLGITIPSEKGFYEHHSPLSLFRNIFEKFRRSCEKSQEWRNSRIILLIDEFSYIYGYITAGSLPENFMKNWKALLQENYFSAVLVGQDVMPKFKQRFPNEFGIAQDERVTYLKREDAIKLIDEPIRIGGRQGESRYREKAMDRIINLTAGSPFYIQILCNRLVDYMNRKHARLVTEADIEQVKDDLIRGPNALDLDKFDNLLNSGDTSEDAISNEDANKVLTAIAFNSKTGPCNRYNILCETSKPVDEILDDLVKREVIEREGGQYYLIQVGLFNEWLIAHQ, from the coding sequence ACAAATTCCCTTGGGAACTAATATAACCTTACATCTTAAAACTGGTAAAGAGGTATCGGGCATATTGACGGAAATTAGTCTTAATCATGTCACATTAAAATCTGAAGGTCAGATTAAGACGATTATTGCAGAAATGATTGGAATGTGGGAAGAACTGACAGATTCAAGTGATCAAATTGAATCATTTGCTTATGATAAGACCAATAAACTGAAAGACGTTCCCCAATCTCAGGATATTACCAATCAAGAATTAGATAAGCAACTTATTGAAATAAAGGCTCGTTTTAATGCTGAGCTTCAGGTAGCAAATATTAATGAACTCAAAAATCCTGATTTTATATTACCCGATGACGAAATTATAGGCAAACAGGCCCATGATGCTAAGAACATTTGGAATAAACTTAGGGAAAAATATAATTACGCAGTAAAAGTAAATGAACTAAGTGAAAAATTCGGTAGAATTCAACCGATTCTCCATGAAATGATAGCTCTTTCGGGTCGATTTCCTAATTCTCCAAGTATTAAAAGACAGTTAGCCTATATTTTATGGCTTTGTAAAGATTATAAGAAGGCTTTGGACCTCTATAAAGAAACGGCAGCGAAATCAAAAGAATTAATAGATTGGTATAATTTGGCCGTCTTGGGAATTATAAATGGGAATGAAGAATTGGCATGCTATGGATTAGAAAATTATTTTTATAATGTAAAATTTTTTCAAGAAATGAAGGCGTGGTATGTCTTGGTTAAGTTAATTAATGAGCATTCAAATTACGGAATATTGAACAATATATTAATTAATAAAGGAACCAATATCTCTGATGAAGAAATAAATATCATGATAGAAACAGGAATATACTTACTTTTATGTATCAATAATAACGATTCTGCAATAAACATTTTGAGAGACAGGTCAGAGAATAAAGAAGCAATAACCATAATAAAGAATATGCTCAACTTTTTAGGGGAACAATTAGGCGAGGGTTATCAAATTATAAAATCAGAGTTAACTGAATTAGAGGAGGATAACCACCTTGAAAAAGAAGATAATCACCAACCTCAAGGATACATATATAATTTTAAACGAGATAGAAATTATGGATTTTTAGAGGGTATCGATGGAGATGATTACTTTTTTCATCGAAGTGCAATTTTAGATAATGAATTATTGGACAAAGTCCTTTATCTGAATCCAGGGGAAAGGATACCAGTAATATTTGATGTTGCCCAAGGTATAAAAGGACCTGTAGCAATTAGGATATTGATGTTTCGAACCATGGATGAGATGTTAAGTCGAGCGTCAGAATACGCTAATGAAGGTGATTATCCCCAAGCCATTGCCCAGATTAATAAACTTATAGAAATTGACCCAGAATACCCTAGCGCTAAGGAATTACAGAATAAGTGGCGTGAATACACACGAGTGACTGGTGTACCAAAAGGGAGTACTCCTTATGCTAGGGCAAAAAGGGCACAACTAATCGAAAAAGATCTCGACAAGGCTGTTCAATTACTACGTGAAGCTATTAAAAGAGGAGATAATACCGAAAGTGCAGTTAAAGATTTAGCATCAGTATTAGTCCAACAAGGCAAACCAGAAGAAGCTATTAAAACATTAGAAAGCCATAAGCAGGTAAGTAGTGATCCTAAATCCATAGATAACTTATTAATTACTTCGTATCAAAATGCTGGTCAATATGATCATGCCATAACCCTCCTTCAGAAAAAACTTAAACAGGCTGATAATGAGATTAAAAGGGCACCTTATTTATTTCAGATTGCACTTATGAATTTAAAAAAGGGAGACTACGGTCAATCCGAGCAATTTTTTAGAAAAATCCTTACCAAGCAGCCTGATAATGTAACGGTACAAAGAAACATCGCTATATGTTTATCAAAGCAAGGCCATTATGACGAAGCAAAAAAATTGCTTCAAAAAATCCTTAATATCTCTACTGATGTTAAGTCGGCAGAGATACTCGAAGCAATCAATCAAGCCATAGCAGGACAACCTGTAAAAATTGACGAAATTGTCATCGAAACAACACTAACAGCTTTTTCAGGAGATATTTCAAGGTTTACAAGGTTTTTTCTTGATCGTTGTAAATATGAGGGAGTGCAAGCTGATCGAGTTCAAAAACAAACCTTCAGCCCGCATGATATAAAAAAGTTAGAAGAACTGGCAACTAAGTTGGGTACTAGCAGACCATCAGATCGTGCTGCATATTACCTTTCTGCAGCTAAAATAGCATCACTTTTAGAAGAGGGTGATCCTAATTATTTTTCACGGTATCTTGGTCGTTGCTTCGCTTCAAAGGGTGATGCTATTGTCATTGAAGGCAGACCTCTGGCTGCAGCCCGGGCATATTACGCTGAAGCTCTGAGCGCATATGATGGGGATAGAAAGAGCAAGGATGAACAAGATGCCGTAAATGCGTTAGTTAGATTTTTATATTCTACCTTAGGACAAACCAATATTCCAATGAAGCCAAATATTCCTTCTATTGATGAAACATTAGATTTTGTTCTGACAAATCACCCAGAAGGGGTTAAAGTATTCAATTCAATTGCTTATCTTGTATTTCGTAGCCGATATGCTGCAAATCGGATATTAAACCGACTTTATGACAAAGCATCTCACCAGGCGATGGCTTTAGAATTCTTGAAAAGTGCAGAAATATCAGCTGGTAAGTCATCAATGAAATTAAATGATTTTGTGACATTGTGGAATATGCTGCAAAAAAAGAGTGCAGAAGCTGCACGTAATGTTTCTAACGAAGTTCGCTTATTGTCCAATATGGAATTTACTACAGCATCCTTAGAAAATATTTTGCAAGTGATCAAAAAGCTTAGTGAAAGACCCTCTATAGATCTCGACCAAGAAAGAATGCTCCAATTGCGTAATATATTTGAAACTTCGTTAGAATTGTGTAATCAAACAACATTTGAAGAAAAAGAACGTCTTTCTCTTCAAATTGGCAATCGCTGTCAAGATTTACTAATGGAAATTGAAAATAGTCCAACAAAATTTTCCGTTGAAGATTTATTCCCAGTCATTTGGGAAATCAAAAATAAAGCTGCCTCATATTTAGAAGAACTATATAAAAGCTCTATGCCTCAGTTAACCCTCCGATTACCGGTTGAATCATATTTTCCTGATAACAATCAAGATATTGAAGTTCAAATTGCCGTTAACAATCGGATCGGATGTAGTCCAGCTGAAGCATTAGAATTAATTATACAACAACAGGAACATGAAGCAGCCTTTGATCTCAAAGTGCCTGATATCAAACTGGACCGCTCTCTGAGGGGAGCGGAACAATTCATTCTCCGGGTGCCGCTTCATTTAAGCAAAGAGACAATAAATTCTCAGACATTTTCCTTACCGGTATATACTCAATATAGAACTAGATCTGGGGAGGTCATATCGACTTCCATCAAAAATTTCTCAATACGTCTTTATTCCGAGACTGAATTTGAAAAAATAGATAATCCTTATGCAGCTTATGCTGAGGGAGGGATTGTCGGTGATCCAAGAATGTTTTACGGTAGGGAGGAGCTGATTATAAATGTGGCGAAAACCATTATGGAATCTCGCCTACAAAGTAAATGTGTTGTCATTTTTGGCCAGGCTCGTGCAGGCAAATCATCAATTTTGCATCATCTTAAAACCAAACTAACTTCTAATAAAGAATTATTAATTATTGATATAGGAAATATAGGAAAAATATTGGATGATCATTCAAAAATACCTCTATTATATCAAATACTTTTCGAGATATTAAGAAAATTAGAATATGCTCTTGAAGATAAGGTGAGTAATGGATTTGCTTCATTAGGAATTACTATCCCTAGTGAAAAAGGATTTTATGAACATCATAGTCCACTCAGCCTCTTTAGAAATATATTTGAAAAATTTAGACGTTCTTGTGAAAAATCACAAGAGTGGCGCAATTCCCGAATTATTTTACTTATAGATGAATTTTCTTATATTTATGGTTATATTACGGCAGGAAGTCTTCCTGAAAACTTTATGAAAAATTGGAAAGCGTTATTACAGGAAAACTATTTTAGTGCTGTTCTTGTAGGTCAAGATGTTATGCCAAAATTCAAACAGCGCTTTCCTAATGAGTTCGGAATAGCACAAGATGAACGGGTTACCTATCTAAAGCGCGAAGATGCAATTAAGCTTATTGATGAACCGATTCGTATAGGCGGTCGTCAAGGTGAAAGTCGCTACCGGGAAAAGGCGATGGACCGTATAATTAATTTAACGGCTGGTAGTCCTTTTTACATTCAAATCCTTTGTAATCGCTTGGTAGATTATATGAATAGGAAGCATGCCCGTTTAGTTACCGAAGCAGATATTGAGCAAGTAAAAGATGATCTAATTCGAGGGCCTAATGCCTTAGATCTTGATAAATTTGATAATCTTTTAAATTCTGGCGATACCTCTGAAGACGCCATTAGTAACGAAGATGCCAATAAAGTATTAACAGCAATAGCTTTCAACAGTAAAACGGGTCCCTGTAATCGTTATAATATTCTTTGTGAAACCTCTAAGCCCGTTGATGAAATACTCGACGATCTTGTCAAACGAGAAGTTATTGAACGAGAGGGAGGCCAATATTATTTAATCCAAGTCGGCCTCTTTAATGAATGGCTAATTGCCCATCAATAG